A region of Acidobacteriota bacterium DNA encodes the following proteins:
- a CDS encoding VWA domain-containing protein — protein MRPLSSRTGRRVHPALLSFALAWMAWGPAPRPSPAQDGRATIRAEVALVNLVFTATDRKGRVVEGLGPEDFELFEDGKAQRIEYFSDPGKGSDVPLTIALLVDTSGSVRQRLEYEKEAAARFFREILRPERDLALVIQFDSEVNLVQDFTQDPEALYRALDSLRAGNNTALYDAVYLAAEEKLRDEAGRKVVVVITDGADTSSIVQKETAIEAAQKNDILIYGIGVQGGRFRTDFGVLRKFARETGGEFFSPRASVEEIRDAFLSIQRDIRGHYSLGYTPSNRLRDGAFRKIEIRSKRPGVRVRTRSGYYAPRSSRDY, from the coding sequence ATGAGACCTCTTTCCTCCCGGACCGGACGCCGCGTCCATCCCGCCCTCCTCTCCTTCGCCCTGGCCTGGATGGCCTGGGGCCCGGCCCCCCGCCCCTCCCCGGCGCAGGACGGGCGCGCGACCATACGGGCCGAGGTGGCGCTGGTGAACCTGGTGTTCACGGCGACCGACCGCAAGGGGAGGGTGGTCGAGGGGCTCGGGCCGGAGGACTTCGAACTCTTCGAGGACGGGAAGGCGCAGAGGATCGAGTATTTCAGCGATCCCGGAAAGGGGTCGGACGTCCCCCTGACGATCGCGCTCCTCGTCGACACGAGCGGGAGCGTGAGGCAGAGGCTCGAATACGAGAAGGAGGCGGCCGCCCGGTTTTTCCGCGAGATCCTCCGGCCGGAGCGGGACCTGGCGCTCGTGATCCAGTTCGATTCGGAGGTGAACCTGGTCCAGGACTTCACCCAGGACCCCGAGGCCCTCTACCGGGCGCTCGACTCCCTGCGCGCCGGGAACAACACGGCCCTCTACGACGCCGTCTACCTGGCGGCCGAGGAAAAACTCAGGGATGAAGCGGGCCGGAAGGTCGTCGTCGTCATCACCGACGGCGCCGACACCTCGAGCATCGTCCAGAAGGAGACGGCGATCGAGGCGGCCCAGAAAAACGACATCCTGATCTACGGCATCGGGGTGCAGGGCGGCCGATTCCGCACCGATTTCGGCGTGCTGCGGAAATTCGCCCGGGAGACAGGGGGGGAGTTTTTTTCGCCCAGGGCGAGCGTCGAGGAGATCCGCGACGCCTTCCTCTCGATCCAGCGCGACATCCGGGGACACTACAGCCTCGGCTACACCCCGTCGAACCGCCTGCGCGACGGCGCCTTCCGGAAGATCGAAATCCGCTCGAAGCGGCCGGGAGTGCGCGTCCGCACCCGCTCGGGCTACTACGCCCCCCGGTCCTCCCGGGACTACTGA